Part of the Archocentrus centrarchus isolate MPI-CPG fArcCen1 chromosome 4, fArcCen1, whole genome shotgun sequence genome is shown below.
aaaaaagcattacccGCCTATCCAGACCGGGCTGCACACTGCATTGGAGACCAGATCTGAGAGCAGAGGGACGCTGTGGAGAAAGCATGCCCACTGACCAAGAGCCCACCTTCActgtgaagctgctgcagctgatacTGATCTCCACTTATTGGGGGATGCAGATTTGGGTGACGTTCATTTCAAGTGGGTAACCCccccgccacacacacacacacacacacaagtacagGGTGAGAGAAAGATTGGAAGGACAAATGGTCAATGATGTGAAAAATGTTTAGTCATGACTGAAGTGGACTTAAGAATTTTTACTGGCTTAAAATGGGCCTTTTGGGGGCTGATTTCAGATTtcagaaaactttatttatccTCGAGAGGCAATTAAGGATAACTACATGTGTAAGcatgaaacatctgcttatGGTTAAGGCAACAAGTGGTATATCTGGCCATTTGATAAACAAAAGTGCGTTGTGTACTTGATTAAATTAATTCCCACGTTAGAACAACTGATTAACATCATTTGAAAGGAAGGTTTTTGTTGGACACCCCAATTTTTGATATGCAGGAAAACCCCCTGCTCTCAGTGTGGTCCCAACCATCCTGTAGTATGAGCGACTGGATCCCAGTGTGCTTTCAGTATGTCCTGCTTTCACCAGATGAGCCATTAACAGCTCCATGTGAGTGTCGTGGCACAGAAAGATGGGACCGCAATATAATACTGTGGATGTTTGTGTCccagttttagtttcagaaCTGTTAACAACCCTGCACAAAATGCTTTCAAGGTGTAATGTTTTGCTTTGCACCTGGCTTTTTGTAGCTTGCAAAGGGAAAGCTTTGTCTGAATTAAGGTGTGTACATTCCTTGCTTGTGGAGTAATGGCCTTCACATACTCAGCTATGTGGTTTGCAGCGGTCGTGACCTACAATCTGCTGCAGCAGTTCAGACTCCTGTTAGCTTCCAAACAGTCTGCTGTGTATTTGCTTCATATTGGTTTTCTAGTATACCTGTGGTCATATTATTccaatgacattaaaaaaattgttgtTTCCGTTTGCCTGAAAAATTCTAAGGTGAAAGTTGATTTCAAACTTTACTATTTCTGCTGCTTGATGATTATTGGAAGCTTTTAATGGAAATGGAAGCCGGAATTTCCCCTGCAGAGTTAATGTGTCCTTAATTCTGCTCAGGTTTTGTGATGAACAACCACCTGAACAGACACACGTATGGCTTTATTCAGAGTCGTCTGGTCCCGTTCTACCTCCACCTCGGTTCAGCCTGTGCTTTCTTTAACCTCACTATCTACGCTGTCTATCACCCCAGTGACATGTTGGATGACAGAGAAGCCTTTCAGGTgtgttgcttgtttttcacatcATTAAATTGCATGATACTCATTTTTGGAACATCTCCTAAATCTGTTCCTCCACTTTCACCACCAGATTTTCATCTTCTTTGTGTCCGTGACCGTTTCGGCCATCAACGCTCAGTGGTTTGGCCAAATGACATCAGAGATCATGGCTGATATGCATCTTATTGAACAGGCATGCGGACTGGGTCAGGATATCGGCCTGTCATCTAACCGCGAAGCTTACGCCAAGCTCTGCGAGACAGATATCAAATACAGACACCTCAGCAACCGCCTGTGGCTGTACAGACTGCTGTCCTCTCTGTGCAACCTCTGCTGCATAGGCTGTAACTTCTACAGTCTCTGTTACATGGCTGAAAACCTTGTTGCATTATAAAATCGACACACAGCCTCAGGACTGCTGGATTGTTTAAATCAACCCCTTACAAATTGAGAAATGCTTCCTTTTTTAATGACGCTATAACTTATATGTATTTAATTCACAATGTCTTGCTGTAAGGTGTGAGATGAAATGTCAGGTAAGCCTTGTTGCCTAGTCTTTGGAAATAGTGAAAAGACAACGCCTCATTTCTCTCATAAGGCTTGTGGAGCGGTGAGACGGTGAGTAATGCCTCACCTTTCACCTAGTTTGGTTTCACAGTGTTGGCTGCCTGGAGATTTGCTTTCACTAttacagttaaaataaaatacctgAATAGTAATCTTAAGTCAGTGGAATTCTTTTTAAGCTTTGTCGTAGCAGTATGGGAGATGCCACACCAGGAAACAGCCTCGTCCACTGGATGTTTTCACATGTATGTAACAGAGGGGCCCCTTTAGCTAGTAGAACTGGAGCATTCCCTCAGTCTGGTTTTTCTGTTTGGGTGGAGTTTTTATCCCATGTTCAGTGTAGtgccacaagtttgtctgtcttaCCTTATGTTGCCTTAAGAACGCATGTGCTTGTACATGCGCTTCATGTACTAGCTTTAGTTGAGATGACAAAAAACACTAACGGCGGCTAGTTAGCGCTGCTTTTAGCTGTGCTGTACATACGAgactttatttgtgtttgtgaataGTTCCTTTGTATTTTTTGGTGAAGAAGCAGCGAGGCAGGTAAGAGTCTCTGTTGCACAGCAGGTCGGTTTAGTTGTGAGAGTCATCCAACAGGTAGACCCTTGATCTGCTTCCAGGATAGTCAGTCTGTTGCTGAGAAACACATTTCTCTGTGGATCATCAGTGACAAGCGGGATCAAATCAGTGTTGCTTAGCAGCTTTGACTGTTGTGATCTACTCCCTAATGATGCATTGATCCAGAAACTAGTGAGGGGGCATTTTTTTGAGATGGTCGAAAGTATTGGTCATATTTGCTGAGTTGATGTGGGTCTATTTAGGCTGAACGTCTGTGGTAGTAATAATGATAGTACagaccaccccaccccccagaaTGTCACAATGACAGTTCTGAACACATGTGCAGTAACTTTTACATTACCTCATAATACTTCTTGGATTTCTCTTGGTCAGTACAGACCCTACAAGATGTTGCGTCCTACATTACTTGATATCATGCATGTAGTTTGAAAGGCACTGGCACTTACCACAGGTGATGTTGGTTGAACAAACATTCATTTGACCCCGTGGCTTCTATCAGATGTGGCCGGAGACTTGCAGGTACACACTAGTATGTCTCCTAGTACAGACTTGTCTGAGCCAGGTCTGTATTAATTTGCCAGCAAGGGGTCTACCCACTTGCGCTGTGGTTATAATAAGCAGCTGTAACATGGTCCATAGTTATTACATCATAATACAATCGGACTTCCCTGTGGAAGAGCGGAAAGTAATGCATAGTATTAAGCATAAGAACACCAATTGTGACGTTCTGGGGGCTCCATAGGATAAGTCTATTTAAAGACCTGAATGAATCTCTGCCTTTGACATTTTCACTTAACATCCCAGGATGACCTCCATACATATTTTATCTTCACATTGTACCTAAAAGCagaatataattttttatatattgaaGATTTTAAATACTGTGGGGTCTCTATCCTGAATtccttgagttttttttttttttttaacttcattttaTAAGACCTCAGTTTGTTGTGTGTTAGGGTATTTATACACTCTCTTTGGGGAAAATTATGTAGGCTTGAActgaaatcaaattaaatttgaaTTGTCTCTTTCCAGTAGAGTTCTCTGGCTGTTTTGAGTCATAGGTTGACTGTCTTTGAAGTGTTCTGTTTTACACCCTGAGCACTGAGGATCTGTGGTCAGTTTAAGCTGTGTATTTTGTGTTCATTTGATAAGGTCATGAGTTAATGGTTGTGGGTCTGTATCCATTATGTTTCAACATGTGACTTTTTGTACTGTTTTCTATAAATTTTATGCCTtaaccaaaacttttttttaattatttaaattgtCATCCAAAGTTGCTCTTTCATATGTTGCACACAGCAGAAAACGGGCTGATTCAGATGTGCTCTTAGTATTAGAAATAGTTTTGATATTTCAGCATCTAGCAGAGTGTTCACAAATCACTAGTCAGGTGCATGACTAGTGTGATTTGTGAGGTCTTTGataggggattttttttttaacacttctaCGGCATTTGGTGCCTCCTAGTGGTGGCATCAGAAAATAACCACAGCTGAAAGCAAGCAGCCCTTTTGGTAAGCTTGGGAACAGACTCAGCATCTCTACATTTACGGTAAACAGTTTATATAGACGTATTGAACTAATTAGAAGTGAGCATCACAATGTctttaaatgattaaacattTTTGCATAGTTgacttgaaaaaaagaaaagaaaaaaagtaagtGGGTCACTTTTGAATCATCACATTAGGTTAAATGGTGAACACCAATGATACACAGACGGTGCTTTTACATCTTTTGGCTGTCATATTTGAACATTTAGCCAGCCAAAATGCTATCTTACAGATACTTGGCTGTTATATTTGTGCAGTCCTAATAAACATGCAAACTGTGTTCTGAACGCTGCTAAATAATGAAATGAGAGCAAAGTGAACAATTGTATAAAGTCAaagaatttttttaatgtaaaaaatacaTTGTGTTCCAGCTACAAGTTCATGGTTACTGTGTTTGAGATGTAATCATCAACAACTCACAAGCCACTTCACCTACAAATTAGTAAGTCTAACAAACgtaataaatataaactgatgacttattattttttttaaaaaggtgaacACTCGTACCTgataatttaaagaaagaaaaaagttccttttgcaatacttaaaaaaaaaaagaaaaaaaaaagacatttcaggAAAGTACATTAATGACTAACAGGAGGTTTGGCTGTTAGTTTCCGCTTCTTTGCAGATGCTACCTCAGTTAAAAGTGCGATAACATTTtgtcaaaaacacacaaatgcatcctCTTATACAAACAACAAACCGTATGCACGGTTTGTTAATTCTGCATAGAGAACCAGTTACAGCTTTAAGAGTCCAAAATAAACATTCTGTAATACTGAGGGAGCAAAGTGTAAACTGTAATTTCAAATTatctcccccccaaaaaaagaggcAAAGTTATTAAAAGCCACAATCCTTGATGAGAACTGATGGCCCACTGCCTATCTGCTTTGGTTGTTTTGAAGGATGAGGTTGGATCAGTGTTACGTGCATCTGTAACAAGCTTATGACAGTGtttgcgcaaaaaaaaaaaaaaaaaaaaaaaatcagaagaaaTTTATGGGTACAAAGAATTAAATGGGAAACAACAGTGTCAGTGCACCTCACTGTGCTCAGAAGGCATCTAGTTACATTCcttgtaaacattaaaaattaaaggcaAGAAATAGGATTGTGCCTTTTCAAATAAGTTATTTAATATTCCCACTGAGTCGTTAGAACACACCAACGTGTAAACCAGCTGATATCCAGCTGTTCGCTCCTGTGTTCAAGAAACCTTAAGTCGTCCCAACATTTAACTTTAAATGTTCTAAATATCAAgaaatatgtttatatataaatatttttcatcCCATGTTCCCTTGTTCTCAATGCTCACAAGTACAGTATCAAAAtacaaacactttaaaaaaaaaaaaaaaaaaaaaaaaaaaagtatctaaaAATCAACCTACAAACACTCAGGAGGGTTTCGTCACCATGGTAGCAACAGGAGAGGCATGGCAATGGCACGGCTCCAtttccacaaaaacacactaagGAAGTTTCTGGAACACCGTTCCTACCAATCCCATGCCTTTACTGCCAAAATACTGCATAAATTAATGTTGTACTAAAAAATAGAGTTTCTTGttcatcagcataaaaataaacaaaatccaGTGTCTCGGTCATACAACCACCTTGCCCTTGAGATCCAGCTTgatgttttcatttgctttgcTGGACTGCTCCTCTGTGAGAGTGATGTACGAGTACACCAGGCTGCCAGCAATGCTGCAACAACATGGAGAGAGCAACCACATTAAAGTgtataaaaagaataaatgaacATTTGTGTTTAACAGAAAATGCAGTCCAATTTGTAAAATAATGAACAAGAGAAGTGCTTTTTGGATTAACGTTACTGGAAGGTCAGAAAGATCAATAATGCCAGTGACATTATTGTCATAACACAAAATTAGGTGGACATGTTTCAGCACATTAAACTTGTACAACTAGAAACAAGATCCAGCTGGCACGTCTGTATTTCTGCAGGGCTGGGACACGACATCAATGTGtcaacaaaaactttttttttttccccccagccAAACAGTTGCTGTTCACACTgggaaacaaaaataatcatGCTGGAACTCATCATgctatatttatttcatttgtgagcctgtttcagatttttcattttttaaaaaaaatacttttaaaagtaACATTTTGGGGACCACCACCCAAGTTTGGAAAAGGATCCTTTATTCTTTCAGATGCCCGTTTAGTTTTTACTGCAGCAACAACTAATCTTCCGCAGATAAAATCAATATAAAACATCCAACCATCAAACTACACACAACcaatgagtttaaaaaacaaaacaaaacatcaagtAGAAATCAAGTAGGTCCTTCAACTTATACATCAATCACACAAACCacaaaaactgctgtttgtgcGTATGAACAGCAGTTCAGTGTTGTGTTATTGGACCTCTGTGCCAGCCACTGATCAATTTTATAactatcatcagatctgcggccatgCATCTTGGGCCCTCAGGTGAAGAGAAGAGCTGAGCTCTCAGCCTCTCCCAGCACTGGGAGCATCTGGGAGTGGCTGTAGTCCACAAAAGCCTCAGTTCCCACCTTCAGCAAACCTTGAACAGCATTCCAAAGGAAGCTGGGGACTTTAACTGCGAGTGGACCACGTTCTGCACCTTCACTGCTGAGATAGCTGtatggagctgcagctgcaaggttATTGCTGCCTGTCATCATGGTTATCCCTGAACCAGATAATGGACACTTGAGGTGAAGGGAGCCGTCAGgctgaaggagtcctattgggtctggttagcctgtgggactccagaggtagTTGACAGGTACCAGCAAGCCATGTGGAGTGAGGCAGTAACTGAAGCAAAAAtctgggtgtgggaggagttcgacAAGACTTATCCTCGGCAAGACCATGAGACTTTCAGTCGACCTCAAAGCGATTCTGGAAAACTGTCAGGCGACTCGGGAGGGGGAAGTGGTGCTAAACTCACACTGTGTGCAGTGGGGATGGGGTGcatgctgacttcaactgagtaCATAGTCAGCTGGGAAGAACAGTGACGGGGGAATGGACCGcgagactgacagatggatagGTGCAGTGTCGGCAGTGATGCAGGCAGTGTACTGATCTGTTGTGGTGAGGAGAGCGCTGAGcctgaaagcaaagctgttgatttaccagtcaatctattTTCCTACCCTCACCCATGGCCATAAGCTTTGCATAGTGActaaaagaatgagattgtgtATACAAGCTGGGGAAATTAACTTTCTCCCAAGGGTAGCTGGTCTGTCCCTCCACATCGTGGTTGGGGAAAGAGAGGTCTAGGCTTCTCTGCTTACACTGCTGCCCTTATGACCCAAACCCGGATAAGCAGCAAGAAATGGATGTGCAGATGGAAAAATCTCATGGCAATCTATCCAGTGGTTTCGCTCTCTACCAAAGTGGCTCAAGTAACTGAGCAAGGTGCCCACTGGTGtagctaaaaataaaactatatgATAAAAGTGCTCACTGGTTTGCCTCCTTGAGAATTCAGTCCAAGAAGGAATTAACAtgtaaaacacagtaaaaagtgTGAACTAATACCAGGAATACACCCAGCAAGGCTGTGCTGTGCTCTGGCACTGAGATGGATGAGCAGATCGCTCATGCACAAAACAATCTGATTCCACAAGCAGAGGCAGCTCAGAAGAGGCCCTATGTggtgccaaaaaataaataaataaataaaaaatgcactgggtctatttttttttaaagaccggGCTGCACAGAGCAAATGAGGAGAGCAGGGAGTCAGACGCCAGAATGGCACAAAGGACTTAGTTAAGTTTCACCAAACACTTGTGTCTGAAATGCTCCTGGTGTTTGAAGCCATGCGGGTGTCGTGTACAGACCAAAACCAAATTGAAAATTTACCTTATGTTC
Proteins encoded:
- the LOC115778566 gene encoding transmembrane protein 205 — encoded protein: MPTDQEPTFTVKLLQLILISTYWGMQIWVTFISSFVMNNHLNRHTYGFIQSRLVPFYLHLGSACAFFNLTIYAVYHPSDMLDDREAFQIFIFFVSVTVSAINAQWFGQMTSEIMADMHLIEQACGLGQDIGLSSNREAYAKLCETDIKYRHLSNRLWLYRLLSSLCNLCCIGCNFYSLCYMAENLVAL